The following are encoded in a window of Pongo abelii isolate AG06213 chromosome 16, NHGRI_mPonAbe1-v2.0_pri, whole genome shotgun sequence genomic DNA:
- the DTWD1 gene encoding tRNA-uridine aminocarboxypropyltransferase 1 isoform X3 — MSLNPPIFLKRSEENNSKFVETKQSQTTSIASEDPLQNLCLASQEVLQKAQQSGRSKCLKCGGSRMFYCYTCYVPVENVPIEQIPLVKLPLKIDIIKHPNETDGKSTAIHAKLLAPEFVNIYTYPCIPEYEEKDHEVALVFPGPQSISIKDISFHLQKRIQNNVRGKNDDPDKPSFKRKRAEEQEFCDLNDSKCKGTTLKKIIFIDSTWNQTNKIFTDERLQEKEK; from the exons ATGTCTCTCAATCCACCTATATTTCTCAAACgaagtgaagaaaataattcaaaatttgtGGAAACAAAACAGTCACAAACTACTTCCATAGCTTCAGAAGATCCCCTTCAAAACTTATGTTTAGCATCTCAAGAAGTTCTTCAAAAAGCTCAGCAAAGTGGAAGATCAAAATGTCTCAAATGTGGTGGTTCCAGAATGTTCTACTGCTATACATGTTATGTTCCAGTTGAAAATGTACCCATTGAACAGATTCCACTTGTGAAG CTTCCATTGAAGATTGACATCATTAAACATCCAAATGAAACAGATGGCAAAAGTACTGCTATACATGCAAAACTCTTAGCACCTGAATTTGTAAACATTTACACGTATCCTTGTATTCCAGAATATGAAGAAAAGGACCATGAA GTTGCACTCGTTTTTCCTGGACCTCAGTCTATCTCaataaaagatatttcttttcatctGCAAAAAAGGATTCAAAATAATGTTAGAGGCAAAAATGATGACCCTGACAAGCCATCTTTTAAACGCAAAAGAGCTGAAGAACAAGAGTTCTGTGATTTGAAtgacagcaagtgcaaaggcacaacactgaaaaaaattatatttatagataGCACCTggaaccaaacaaacaaaatattcacTGATGAGCGActtcaag